Sequence from the Brassica napus cultivar Da-Ae unplaced genomic scaffold, Da-Ae ScsIHWf_2570;HRSCAF=3317, whole genome shotgun sequence genome:
TTCAGTGAATTCTCAGTCGAGAAGGATCGAGGATCTTCTCTATTTGAGAATCCTCATCGATAGGAGAGGAGGATTGCGAAAGGAAACGGAGAGGGTTAGACTCTGAGAGGTAAAGTTGTTGCAGGGAGAGGAAGGAGTGTTCTCTGGAGTGGGCAAATCACTCCCCCTATCGTTATTGATCTGATCGGGGATCGAGATATCAATGATTTTCAAAACTGTGGAGAGACCTGAGGAGGTTGAATGATCGGTGTAGGTAAAGCTGGTTTGTTTGTAGCATACGGAAACGACGTCTCATGAAAAATTACATCTCTAGAGACGAAAAATCCATTTGTCTCAAGGTCGAAAACGCGCCAACCTTTTGACCAAAGGATAACCAACAAATATGCACCGTCTACTGCGAGCTTCGAACTTATCTGTTTTTGCAGTCTGTTTCTTAGCAAAAACACGGCTTCCAAAAACCCTGAGATGAGAGTATGCTGGAGGAGACTTATGAAGGATTTCATACGGAGACTTGCCGTCAAGGAGTGGAGTAGGTgttcggttgattagataggcTGCTGTGAGGATACATTCTCCCCAAAATTTTATCGGTAAATGTCCTTGAAACATAAGAGATCTTGCCATATTAAGGATATGTCTATGCTTCTTTCAGCTcttccattttgctgtggagttccAACACAGGAGGTCTGATGGAGAATCCCTTGTCAGCAAAGTACTTACGTAGACACATGAATTCTGTGCCATTGTCACTCCTAACTGTATGAACTTTCTTTTCGAACTGTCTTTCTTCAGGCGCAGAAATTTTTAAGAATGACGGGGGCAACTTCACTTTTGCGAGTAGAAGATGAGTCCATACTGCCCGAGAATGATCGTCTACTATTGTGAGAAAATAGTGAGCACCAGAGGATGATTTTGTCCGGTATGGTCCCCAGACATCGCAATGAATTAGAGAAAAACATTGTGTAGCTTTATTATAACTATCTGTAAATGAATCACGAGAATGTTTTGCTCTAATGCAGACATCACAGAAATCTTTAAACTCGCaaatattattatcaaaatCCTTTAAAGTAGATAAAACTGAAGATAATGCTTTCTTTCCCGGATGTCCCATGCGTTGATGCCACAATGCTGCGTAGTTTGTTGAAGTAGTCTTGTAGGCTCGAGCTGGAACTATTCCGCGAAAGTGATAAACCCCGTTCTCTTCCTCACCTGCTCCAATCGGCATCTTCGAAGAAAGGTCCTGTATTACGCATAATTTGTCAGTAAAGATAGCAAAACAAGACAAATCTCGTAATAGGCGTGCCAGTGAAATCAGTGTGCACGAGAGATCGGGTACAAAAAGAACGTGAGTGAGAGTTCTATCGCCACCAAGATGAAGAGATCCTTCTTTGGTTGCATACGTGTGTTTGCCGTTTGGCAAAACAATAATGCTGCGAGGTATTTCGCAGAGATCAGTTAACAAATCTACATCTCCTGTCATATGATGCGATGCTCCCGAATCAAGAAGAAAATCAACGTTCATATGCTTACCAGATAGCTTTTCTGTGGAGGTATTAGATGGTTTGAGAAGATTTACGATTGCAGACCATGTTTCTCTGCTGACTCCAGGAATTTGATCTGGATAGTCTTGTGTCGCTGCCGTAGTGTTGCTTGCACGAGCTGGTTGAGGGCTCCTGCCTCTACCGCGACCTCTGCTACTTCCACGGCCACGACCTCTTCCTGATGAGGCTTCAGACCATCCTTCAGGATATCCATTAAGAACCCAGCAGTTTTCAATAGTATGATTTGTGCGACTACAGTGAGTGCACAGAAGATTATTTCTTGATCGTGTGGCAGAAGCAATTGCATTGACTCCTTGTTGAACTGCACAACCAATAGCGTCCATGCGTTCCTCTTTACTCCTAGAGATTGTGAGATGTCTTTCTTCTGCAACAAGTTCTGAGTAAATTTGGTCCAAGTTCAGATCTTTGTCTCGAGTGAGACGACCAAGTAGATTAGTCCGAGTTGTGCCAAACCGAGATGCATCGAGACCCATGAGGAACTGATGAATGCGTTCATGGTCACGCCTTTTGTTGTGTTGAAGTAGGATTGTACACATCGGGTTCTCGCAACAGCAGCCAATTGCAGGTTCATAATCATCTAGGTCATCCCACATGACTTTGAGTTTACCGAAATAGGTTGATACGTCCTGTCCGGTTTGCTGACATGCTGCAATATCTGCTTTTAACTGATGGACACGAGGTGCGTTTCCAGAAGAGAATCGAGCTCGGAGATTCTCCCACATCACAATTGCATTTTCAACAACAGATATTGAGTGATGAATCTTAGGATCAATACTTGCGTATAACCAGCCGATGAGCATAGAGTTTACGGTGGCCCACTTGTCATAATCTGCTGATGTTGGCGCTGGCTTTTGTAGAGTTCCGTCGATGAAGCCAAGCTTTTGTTTAGCGCGAAGATTATTTCTAGCAAGCTTTGCCCATCGTTCGTAATTATCACCGTTCAAAAGGATTGGTGTGAGGACATGATGAGGATGATCGGATGGATGTAAATAATATGGTGAGGTTGTGATAGGGACTTTTCCTGAGCTCTCGCTCGTTTTCCCACTTGAAGGGGTTTTGGAGGAGGAATCGTCATCTTCCACCATACTTTATGAAGCAGAGGTTGCTTGTGTTTAGAGACTTGAGGGAGAAGAAAAATTTGGATCTAttcttgctctgataccatgccAAAATAGAGAGAAGAGTTTCGTTCTATTGAATGGCTCTTGGCCGAATATATATTACATTGGAGATTAGGTTAAACCTAAGAGATAAGACTAAGGAAACAAGATAACTTCCATAACAAGATATGGAATATTTCCAATATATTTGACTATATCGTAATAGACATGAATTTTGAGAAGCTGAATCTTTAGAGCATTGAGCAATGATAGAAGCTGAATCTTTAGAGCATTAAGCAATGATATCTAACCAATAGAAATAACTCATGCAAAGAAACAATGGCTAAGAACGCCAATCCAAACTTCAACTAGATCAATGTGACAAATTCAAAATCACTTATATTCCTAAGTCCACCGAAAGGGCACTAAAACTATCCTACTACAATATAAACTTTGGCACGATACAACTAGCGAAAAGAAAACGAGAAATAAGTTCCTCAAAAGACCCAAATTACTAACTAGggaaaatattttcaaaccatACAGATTTTCaaaacccaaaaagaaaaaaaaaattaagaaaatgacCTCACATAGCACCAATAGCTGCGATATTTAATGGGCTGGGCTACATTACATTTAGGCCTGATTTGTAGTTAACGTGTCTAAACTCTAGACTTTTAAAACGTAAGCAATTCCGTGTTTTAATGCAAtgacaataaatatttttcatcattagATGTTGAAACTTGAAACCACTCAAACTAGACAATTATTTTCATCATGATGAACAATTAAACATTATGCTAACAAAAAGTACCATTTTGTAACAACATTTTACAGACATTAAATGTAGAAGTGGTAAAGTAagtttagtttaataaatttgaaatggAGTTGACaaaaggagaaagaaagaaagaaagaaagaaagaggctTCAGCTTTAAGACGCGAAGACGCATGCAAAGAAGGTAATGATGTTGTCTCTGCATCTCTACGCAGACCTCTCTCCCACAGTCCCACGCCATTTGCTTATTTTTATACGCTTCTGACCATTTCCCATTGCCGCTCTGATCTTACCCTTCAATTTATCACTTTATTACACATTATGCCACTCTCCCACTTTCCTCGTAGCAACTACTCATTGGTCAGGGTAATGTAAGATTTAGCTATACAGTCCTCATTCATCTCATAATTACCGTCGTCACACAAATGGTTAATAGCATAGTTAACCATAACTTATTCACAAGAATAGATTGAATGAGAAACCCgttattttgtattaatttttgaaaaactaatttttactttaaaagttTGGAAATATCAACACTAATATATACtagtttttaattgatttactCATTATTAATGAAATTCGAGttgaaactatataaaattttaatatgataTCAGTTGATGTTTTGTTAATACAACTAAAGAactcaaaatttttattattagttcTAAAGTAAGATTTTGTTTGCCATGAACTCTAAAATGTATCATTtcgaaaaatatgttaaaattttaacagagtaataatactaatatataaatgttataaaGCAATCTATTTATTACTATTTGCTTTTGAATTAGAAACTTATAATTTGACATAATGTTTGCATTTTGGACTGATTTATTCACATGTTATAAGGGTATTTTTGACGATTCGGGTAAAGAGAGATTTGGGTTTTACCGTCGAGGTGGTGGTGAGGTATGCAATGTGCCAATCagcaaaagagaaaaagagaatgCCAACGAGAAAGTTAATTCACAAACGCaacttgaaaaaaataaaacaaaaatgaaaaatatttgatgcAGTGTGCCACTATCAAATCatcattgattaaaaaaaatataattaaatattgaaaagcccaaaaaaatcaaagttgCCATGAATAAGCAGaggaaaaaagagagagagagtagataAACATCTAAAACAACAGTAGTAGTAGCTTCATGATTCCTTCTCTACATACTCTCTCATACGTCTTCTTCGTCGTCTCTAGTTTCCTCCTTTCATTAAATTTCTAGGGTTTTCATAATAAAGCTTTAACCTTTTCAATGAGAGCTCGGAGATGGAGAATATGGGTTTTGAGAACTGACTGATAATGGCTATCTGGGGACTCGGGTTTTCTAATGGCTGAGTCAACTCGTTGATTCTCTGTACCGACACGAGAAAACAGAACATAAAGGTTGTAGCTTTCTTGTTTTTTGAGGTTTTTCCTTTTCTGGGTGTTTGCAAAAAAAGCTGAAAGTTGTAATCTTTGGGGGAAAACAAAAGTCTTTTTCTtgtgttttgtaattttgtcCTTAAAAGGATAAGTCTTGTGTTCTAAGTTATATAAGGCAAATGATATTCTGAAGGTTACTTAGGAGTTTGAGATGGAAGAGCACTGAGTGGATTAAGAAGCTTTGTCTCCTTCACTAAGTTGTGGGTTTTGTTAAGGTTATGTTCTGTTAGAAAGGAGTAGACTTTGGTATTAAGGAGTAATGGCAATGTCTTGCAAAGATGGGAAGATGGGATGCTTGGACAACGGGAAGTATGTGAGGTACACACCTGAGCAAGTTGAAGCGCTTGAGAGGCTTTACCATGACTGTCCTAAACCGAGCTCTATCCGCCGTCAGCAGTTGATCAGAGAGTGTCCTATTCTCTCTAACATTGAGCCCAAACAGATCAAAGTATGGTTTCAGAACCGAAGGTAATAATGATACTAACACTCCTTAATGCAGTAAATGGAAGTTTCTTTGATCTAATCTTTTATATACTTCAGATGCAGAGAGAAACAAAGGAAAGAGGCTTCACGGCTTCAAGCTGTGAATAGGAAGCTGACGGCAATGAACAAGCTGTTGATGGAGGAGAATGATAGGTTGCAGAAGCAAGTGTCACAGCTGGTTCATGAAAACAGCTACTTCCGTCAACACACTCCCAATGTGAGAATCCTGTCTTTAAGATTCATATAATgtttcatattgattttgttttatcttttggTTCCAGCCTACCCTTCCAGGTAAAGACACAAGCTGTGAATCGGTTGTGACGAGTGGTCAGCACCAATTAGCATCACAGATTCCTCCAAGAGATGCTAGTCCTGCAGGGTTAGTTCTTTAGTGAGAGAACATGTTACTCTCTTAGTTACATTATATTCTGAATTAAATTTTGTGTTTGCAGACTTTTGTCCATTGCAGAAGAAACTTTAGCAGAGTTTCTTTCAAAGGCAACTGGAACCGCTGTTGAGTGGGTTCAGATGCCTGGAATGAAGGTATGTTCGTCTAATTGTGAATCATCAatgagttcttcttcttcctctctgtaACGGTTTGCCTTTATGTTTTTGTAACAGCCTGGTCCGGATTCCATTGGAATCATTTCTATTTCTCACGGTTGCGCTGGTGTGGCAGCACGCGCCTGTGGCCTAGTGGGTCTCGAGCCTACAAGGGTACGTGTAGAGATAGAACCATTCCTTATGCAATCTTCTACTACTCTACCTTAGATTAATCTGCTTTCTCTTTATTTACAGGTCGCAGAGATCGTCAAGGATCGGCCTTCGTGGTTCCGCGAATGCCGAGCTGTTGATGTTATGAATGTGTTGCCAACCGCCAACGGTGGAACCATTGAGCTGCTCTATATGCAGCTCTATGCACCAACTACGTTAGCTCCACCACGCGACTTCTGGTTGTTGCGTTACACATCTGTTCTAGAAGATGGCAGCCTTGTGGTGTGCGAGAGGTCTCTTAAGAGCACTCAGAACGGTCCTAGCATGCCACTGGTTCAACATTTTGTTAGAGCAGAGATGCTCCCTAGTGGGTACTTGATACGTCCTTGTGATGGTGGTGGCTCCATCATACACATTGTTGATCATATGGATTTGGAGGTAATAACAATCTTCACTCTATACTATTCAATGCATCAGAGAATGTTAAACCTGACTGTTTTGTTAAATAGGCTTGTAGTGTCCCTGAGGTCTTGCGTCCGCTCTACGAGTCACCAAAAGTACTTGCGCAGAAGACAACAATGGCAGTAAGTGAACTTAAAACTATTCCTAACATTgcctttttgatgtttttaatcattgtttttttttgttcaaaggcGCTGCGCCAACTCAAGCAAATAGCACAAGAGGTGTCTCAGACTAACAGTAGCGTCAATGGCTGGGGACGGCGTCCTGCTGCCTTACGAGCTTTGAGTCAAAGGCTAAGCAGGTTTTTGATACACTtcactttttccttttttattgatttagtaAATTGCTTTGTctaatacatttttttgtttgtttccttACAGAGGCTTCAATGAGGCTGTTAATGGTTTCACTGATGAAGGATGGTCAGTGATAGGAGACAGCATGGATGATGTCACAATCACTGTGAACTCTTCTCCAGACAAGCTGATGGGTTTGAACCTTACGTTTTCCAATGGCTTTGCTCCTGTTAGCAATGTGGTCTTATGCGCAAAAGCCTCCATGCTTTTACAGGTTCCTgcaccatttttttttgttatagatcaatttatgtttatttcaaCACTTTTTCTTACTcttttgttttggattttttttgcaACT
This genomic interval carries:
- the LOC125601444 gene encoding homeobox-leucine zipper protein ATHB-15 isoform X2, whose amino-acid sequence is MAMSCKDGKMGCLDNGKYVRYTPEQVEALERLYHDCPKPSSIRRQQLIRECPILSNIEPKQIKVWFQNRRCREKQRKEASRLQAVNRKLTAMNKLLMEENDRLQKQVSQLVHENSYFRQHTPNPTLPGKDTSCESVVTSGQHQLASQIPPRDASPAGLLSIAEETLAEFLSKATGTAVEWVQMPGMKPGPDSIGIISISHGCAGVAARACGLVGLEPTRVAEIVKDRPSWFRECRAVDVMNVLPTANGGTIELLYMQLYAPTTLAPPRDFWLLRYTSVLEDGSLVVCERSLKSTQNGPSMPLVQHFVRAEMLPSGYLIRPCDGGGSIIHIVDHMDLEACSVPEVLRPLYESPKVLAQKTTMAALRQLKQIAQEVSQTNSSVNGWGRRPAALRALSQRLSRGFNEAVNGFTDEGWSVIGDSMDDVTITVNSSPDKLMGLNLTFSNGFAPVSNVVLCAKASMLLQNVPPGILLRFLREHRSEWADNNIDAYLAAAVKVGPCSARVGGFGGQVILPLAHTIEHEESMEVIKLEGLGHSPEDAIVPRDIFLLQLCSGMDENAVGTCAELIFAPIDASFADDAPLLPSGFRIIPLDSTKEVSSPNRTLDLASALEIGPAGTTKASTDQSGSSGTCARSVMTIAFEFGIESHMQEHVASMARQYVRGIISSVQRVALALSPSHISSQVGLRTPLGTPEAQTLARWICQSYRCYMGVELLKSTSEGNESVLKNLWHHTDAIICCSMKAMPVFTFANQAGLDMLETTLVSLQDISLEKIFDDNGRKTLCSEFPQIMQQGFASLQGGICLSSMGRPVSYERAVAWKVLNEEENAHCICFVFINWSFV
- the LOC125601444 gene encoding homeobox-leucine zipper protein ATHB-15 isoform X1 → MAMSCKDGKMGCLDNGKYVRYTPEQVEALERLYHDCPKPSSIRRQQLIRECPILSNIEPKQIKVWFQNRRCREKQRKEASRLQAVNRKLTAMNKLLMEENDRLQKQVSQLVHENSYFRQHTPNPTLPGKDTSCESVVTSGQHQLASQIPPRDASPAGLLSIAEETLAEFLSKATGTAVEWVQMPGMKPGPDSIGIISISHGCAGVAARACGLVGLEPTRVAEIVKDRPSWFRECRAVDVMNVLPTANGGTIELLYMQLYAPTTLAPPRDFWLLRYTSVLEDGSLVVCERSLKSTQNGPSMPLVQHFVRAEMLPSGYLIRPCDGGGSIIHIVDHMDLEACSVPEVLRPLYESPKVLAQKTTMAALRQLKQIAQEVSQTNSSVNGWGRRPAALRALSQRLSRGFNEAVNGFTDEGWSVIGDSMDDVTITVNSSPDKLMGLNLTFSNGFAPVSNVVLCAKASMLLQNVPPGILLRFLREHRSEWADNNIDAYLAAAVKVGPCSARVGGFGGQVILPLAHTIEHEESMEVIKLEGLGHSPEDAIVPRDIFLLQLCSGMDENAVGTCAELIFAPIDASFADDAPLLPSGFRIIPLDSTKQEVSSPNRTLDLASALEIGPAGTTKASTDQSGSSGTCARSVMTIAFEFGIESHMQEHVASMARQYVRGIISSVQRVALALSPSHISSQVGLRTPLGTPEAQTLARWICQSYRCYMGVELLKSTSEGNESVLKNLWHHTDAIICCSMKAMPVFTFANQAGLDMLETTLVSLQDISLEKIFDDNGRKTLCSEFPQIMQQGFASLQGGICLSSMGRPVSYERAVAWKVLNEEENAHCICFVFINWSFV